One genomic region from Mesorhizobium terrae encodes:
- a CDS encoding outer membrane protein, whose translation MTKRNLFLVMFAGLAPFAVPATAADLASNNYGSQNYSDAAYNWSGSYVGGHLGTSSSGFPNPFSSKSGLQFGGQLGTNFQSGGIVYGAELDGSYSRGAKHKLDDGAELKRTWIGAAKVRAGVSFDKTLVYGTAGYSMTKVKPGGTVASGGRWKGGYLLGGGIEQAFAGNVSAKVEYNYVNYGDVDYTLRNGAKRSADLSAHTVNMGVNYRF comes from the coding sequence ATGACCAAGCGAAATCTGTTTCTCGTCATGTTCGCTGGCCTTGCACCTTTCGCCGTGCCGGCCACGGCAGCCGATCTGGCATCCAACAACTACGGCTCGCAAAACTATTCGGACGCTGCCTACAACTGGTCGGGCAGCTATGTCGGCGGCCATCTCGGCACGTCGTCCTCGGGTTTCCCGAACCCGTTCTCGAGCAAGAGCGGCTTGCAGTTCGGCGGCCAGCTCGGCACGAACTTCCAGAGCGGCGGCATTGTCTATGGTGCGGAACTTGACGGTTCTTATTCCAGGGGCGCCAAGCACAAACTCGACGATGGTGCCGAACTGAAGCGCACCTGGATCGGCGCCGCCAAGGTTCGCGCCGGCGTTTCCTTCGACAAGACCCTTGTCTACGGCACGGCGGGCTATTCGATGACCAAGGTCAAGCCTGGCGGTACCGTTGCATCCGGCGGCAGGTGGAAAGGCGGCTATCTGTTGGGTGGCGGTATCGAGCAGGCCTTCGCCGGCAACGTCTCGGCCAAGGTCGAATACAACTACGTCAACTATGGCGACGTCGACTACACGTTGCGCAACGGTGCCAAGCGGTCGGCCGATCTGTCCGCCCACACCGTCAACATGGGCGTCAACTACCGGTTCTGA
- a CDS encoding PaaI family thioesterase, with product MSAMELYPDLVSPMGVGTIPHAEIADCSGLEFLQRIVDGQYPTPPMAYQMNFGLTEVAEGRAVFRGVPNEKHLNPMGGVHGGWAATILDSALGCAVQTLLAKGEAYATAEFKVNLMRPITPNSGELVCEGRVIHKGRTLAVSEASLKDSAGKLLAFGTETCSIFPLGNLAAR from the coding sequence ATGAGCGCAATGGAGCTTTACCCGGATCTGGTCTCGCCCATGGGTGTAGGCACCATCCCGCATGCCGAAATCGCTGACTGTTCGGGGCTGGAATTCCTACAGCGCATTGTCGATGGCCAATATCCGACCCCGCCGATGGCCTACCAGATGAATTTCGGCTTGACCGAGGTGGCGGAGGGGCGGGCGGTCTTTCGTGGCGTGCCCAATGAGAAGCATCTCAATCCCATGGGCGGCGTGCATGGCGGCTGGGCGGCGACCATCCTGGATTCCGCGCTCGGCTGTGCCGTACAAACCTTGCTTGCGAAGGGCGAGGCCTATGCCACGGCAGAGTTCAAGGTCAATCTGATGCGCCCCATCACGCCGAATAGCGGCGAACTGGTCTGCGAAGGCAGGGTCATCCACAAGGGGCGTACGCTGGCGGTATCGGAAGCGAGCCTGAAGGACAGCGCAGGCAAACTGCTGGCTTTCGGCACGGAAACCTGTTCGATCTTCCCACTGGGCAATTTGGCTGCCAGATAG
- a CDS encoding DUF3303 domain-containing protein, protein MQFVVIEDFRGGDPKAIYRRFRDKGRLAPEGFVVHHSWVAADMSRCFMLVEADDVTLVQRWVVEWADLVGFEIVPVATSKDTVVGLSPHL, encoded by the coding sequence ATGCAGTTCGTCGTTATCGAGGATTTTCGCGGCGGCGATCCCAAGGCGATCTATCGCCGTTTCCGTGACAAGGGCCGGCTCGCCCCCGAGGGCTTCGTCGTCCATCACAGCTGGGTTGCCGCCGACATGAGCCGCTGCTTCATGTTGGTGGAGGCCGACGACGTGACGCTGGTCCAGCGCTGGGTCGTCGAATGGGCTGACCTTGTCGGTTTCGAAATTGTGCCGGTGGCGACCAGCAAGGATACGGTGGTCGGGCTCAGCCCCCATCTCTGA
- a CDS encoding sigma-70 family RNA polymerase sigma factor has translation MDERKAAILGEIPRLRRYARALVRDRDSADDLVQDCLERALVRLDNWQTGESPRKWLFTIMHHLFIDQMRKVNRRGEAAMLSLDGDEALAVPAIQVESLASREIIEALHAISPERRSALVMVAIEGFSYAEAAGILGIPAGTLMSRISRGREDLRVLLDDKARRRSLRVVEK, from the coding sequence ATGGACGAGAGGAAGGCAGCGATCCTTGGTGAGATTCCGCGCTTGCGCCGCTATGCGCGCGCTTTGGTGCGCGACCGCGATTCCGCTGACGATCTCGTCCAAGATTGCTTGGAACGGGCCCTGGTCAGGCTGGACAACTGGCAGACTGGCGAAAGCCCGAGGAAATGGCTGTTCACGATCATGCACCACCTGTTCATTGACCAGATGCGCAAGGTGAACCGGCGCGGCGAAGCGGCGATGCTGTCGCTGGATGGCGACGAGGCGCTGGCCGTGCCGGCAATCCAGGTTGAAAGTCTCGCTTCCCGCGAGATCATCGAAGCGTTGCACGCGATCAGTCCCGAGCGTCGCTCCGCATTGGTCATGGTGGCGATTGAAGGTTTCTCCTATGCCGAGGCCGCCGGCATCCTTGGTATTCCCGCAGGCACGCTGATGTCGCGCATATCGCGAGGCCGCGAAGATTTGCGCGTGCTGCTCGATGACAAGGCGCGCCGTCGATCGCTGAGGGTGGTCGAGAAATGA
- a CDS encoding RimK family protein: MTWVILTGRQNDIDQVATPHKIITSRDYLAHPGLFRGQRPKVINLSNRYDYQSRGYYASLLASSRGHKVIPTVETMIDLSERKLYEHALPELELALNKCRKDLGGAFPAKMHVFFGIGPSKAWDRFAKLLFDWFRAPALEVAITDGGEWASIRKIGFYPLARMTEDEEKRFLECLDVYTGREWRDTKARTPARYTFATLVDPHEQLPPSAISSLRYWAKTAEKMGVEVEPITKKDLARVANYDALFIRETTSISNHTYRFARRAQQEGMPVIDDPLSMIRCTNKVYLNELMAFNDVPVPLTVMIAGSSDLEVAADTLGFPLVLKIPDSAFSRGVKKCKDFGELKKLATEWLEDSDLLVAQKFIPTDYDWRIGVLGGEPLFAVQYLMAKQHWQIVNHDRAGKPDEGGFKTFTLKDAPAHAVQTAVKAARCIGDGLYGVDLKETKDGVFVIEVNDNPNLDHGCEDTGEKDEVWVRLTQWFLDRLERNGK, translated from the coding sequence ATGACCTGGGTCATCCTCACCGGCAGGCAGAACGACATCGACCAGGTGGCCACGCCGCACAAGATCATCACCAGCCGCGATTATCTGGCGCACCCGGGCCTCTTCCGCGGGCAGCGCCCGAAGGTCATCAACCTCTCCAACCGATATGACTACCAGAGCCGTGGTTATTATGCCTCGCTGCTCGCCAGCTCGCGTGGCCACAAGGTCATCCCGACCGTCGAGACGATGATCGACCTGTCCGAACGCAAGCTCTACGAGCATGCGCTGCCGGAACTGGAACTGGCCCTGAACAAGTGCCGCAAGGATCTTGGTGGCGCCTTTCCAGCCAAGATGCACGTCTTCTTCGGCATCGGCCCGAGCAAGGCCTGGGACCGTTTCGCCAAGCTTCTGTTCGACTGGTTCCGGGCGCCGGCACTCGAGGTAGCCATCACCGATGGCGGCGAGTGGGCCTCGATCCGCAAGATCGGTTTCTACCCGCTTGCGCGCATGACGGAAGACGAGGAGAAGCGCTTCCTCGAATGCCTGGATGTCTACACCGGCCGCGAATGGCGCGACACCAAGGCGCGCACGCCGGCGCGCTATACTTTCGCGACGCTGGTCGATCCGCACGAGCAACTGCCGCCTTCGGCAATCTCGTCACTGCGTTATTGGGCGAAGACCGCTGAGAAGATGGGCGTCGAGGTCGAGCCGATCACCAAGAAGGATCTGGCCAGGGTCGCCAACTACGACGCACTGTTTATCCGCGAGACGACCTCGATTTCGAACCATACCTATCGTTTCGCCCGCCGTGCCCAGCAGGAAGGCATGCCGGTGATCGACGACCCGCTGTCGATGATCCGCTGCACCAACAAGGTCTATCTGAACGAGCTGATGGCGTTCAACGATGTGCCGGTGCCGCTGACGGTGATGATCGCCGGTTCGTCCGACCTGGAAGTCGCCGCCGATACGCTTGGCTTTCCGCTGGTCTTGAAGATCCCGGACAGCGCGTTCTCGCGCGGTGTCAAGAAATGCAAGGATTTCGGCGAGTTGAAGAAACTGGCGACGGAGTGGCTGGAGGATTCCGACCTGCTCGTCGCGCAAAAATTCATTCCGACCGATTATGACTGGCGCATCGGCGTGCTCGGCGGCGAGCCGCTGTTTGCCGTTCAATATCTGATGGCCAAGCAGCACTGGCAGATCGTCAACCACGACCGTGCCGGCAAGCCGGACGAAGGCGGTTTCAAGACCTTCACCTTGAAGGATGCGCCGGCCCATGCCGTGCAAACGGCTGTCAAGGCGGCCCGCTGTATTGGCGACGGCCTCTACGGCGTCGATCTCAAGGAGACCAAGGACGGCGTTTTCGTCATCGAGGTCAACGACAACCCTAATCTCGACCACGGCTGTGAGGATACCGGCGAGAAGGACGAGGTCTGGGTGCGTCTGACGCAATGGTTCCTCGACCGCCTGGAGCGGAACGGAAAATAG
- a CDS encoding DUF2339 domain-containing protein codes for MDTISIIALVVLFVVVLRQRSQLSRIERDLAELRGMAVPGAAKSEAALEEILTSAGKTTAISAGAAPDAGKAQAETTSPATLRVEAAQEESVRPAAHQANAPEEAVAGPWGSARAEAAGDAEASPAQADASRKPDIETALGTRWAVWVGGIALALGGLFLVRYSIEAGIFGPGLRLTMAAILGLLLIGGGEFIRRTGYKVPVEGAAGAYIPAILTAAGAFTLFGTVYAAHGIYGFIGPAAAFVLLGLIGVATIAAALVHGQALAGIGLLGSLATPMLVASQSPNPWALFGYLAIVLVATGFIARIRRWTPLMAAAFAGVGLWTVAYMIEAPMPGFSVLVFISLVTLVVLAFVWLGKEQDAVSATLGFDLPSLAPAIFVALSALLLFVEPRFAEIGGAWPATILIAALLAAALFRPQALPLLFGAGVATVFAYLRLTPLATASIDFSGYAVMDTMPVAAAAGTSMVRIGLLLGLLFLGTGLWSARRHVSASLVQSASWAAWAAVAPLVIVLSLWVTFGNLDRDLVYALISLLLLAALVAGGEWIARAEEPQLTGGPAVSFALVGAGLAAVLMLHMAFGSGITTVLLGAAAVVPALATRWRSYPVLGWLSVGAVVGVLARVAFDPTIVGADFLSRTPVFNWLLPGYGVPALAFGFAAWQLARTTDGRPRLAMEAGSALFALLGVAMLVRHAMHGGVIDDGHVTLAEQAIYTLITLGAGAILISIDMRSPSSVLRYGSLIAGVVSALTIVSQHFAILNPLFTDESTGRIPVLNLLFLAYLLPALAAGALAYYARGKRPKWYSAMLALMGALLAFAYATLSVRRFFKGEFIGLWSGMEQVETYSYSALWLLLGVILLVVGVRFRSQVLRIASAALIAIAVLKVFLFDMSELEGVLRALSFIGLGAVLIGIGLFYQRLLSRAAR; via the coding sequence TTGGATACAATCAGCATCATCGCGCTTGTCGTGCTGTTCGTGGTCGTATTGCGGCAACGCTCGCAGCTGTCGAGGATCGAGCGCGATCTTGCCGAATTGCGCGGTATGGCAGTTCCAGGAGCTGCAAAATCGGAAGCCGCGCTGGAGGAAATCCTCACCTCGGCCGGCAAGACGACGGCAATTTCCGCCGGAGCGGCACCGGATGCTGGCAAGGCTCAGGCCGAAACCACGTCGCCTGCAACGCTGCGGGTGGAAGCGGCCCAAGAGGAAAGCGTGCGGCCGGCCGCACATCAGGCCAATGCCCCTGAAGAGGCCGTCGCCGGGCCATGGGGAAGCGCCAGGGCGGAGGCCGCCGGCGATGCGGAAGCTTCGCCCGCGCAAGCGGATGCGTCGCGCAAGCCGGATATAGAAACGGCGCTGGGCACCCGTTGGGCGGTTTGGGTCGGTGGCATTGCGCTGGCCCTGGGTGGTCTGTTCCTCGTCCGCTACAGCATCGAAGCCGGTATCTTTGGCCCCGGTTTGCGCCTCACAATGGCGGCGATCCTTGGATTGCTGCTGATCGGCGGTGGAGAATTCATCCGCCGCACTGGTTACAAGGTGCCGGTCGAAGGTGCGGCCGGCGCCTACATACCGGCGATCCTGACCGCTGCTGGCGCATTCACCCTTTTTGGTACCGTCTATGCCGCGCATGGCATCTACGGCTTCATCGGTCCGGCGGCGGCTTTCGTGCTGCTTGGATTGATTGGTGTCGCGACGATCGCCGCGGCCCTTGTGCATGGCCAGGCATTGGCCGGAATTGGCTTGCTCGGCTCGTTGGCGACCCCGATGCTCGTTGCATCGCAGTCACCCAACCCCTGGGCCTTGTTCGGCTATCTGGCCATTGTGTTGGTCGCGACCGGGTTCATCGCCCGGATCCGCCGCTGGACGCCTTTGATGGCGGCCGCTTTTGCCGGCGTCGGCCTTTGGACCGTGGCTTACATGATCGAAGCGCCGATGCCGGGTTTTTCGGTCCTGGTCTTCATCAGCCTTGTCACGCTTGTCGTGCTCGCTTTCGTCTGGCTCGGCAAGGAACAGGACGCCGTTTCGGCGACGCTCGGCTTCGATCTGCCCTCGCTCGCTCCGGCTATCTTCGTGGCCTTGTCGGCATTGCTGCTGTTCGTTGAACCACGCTTCGCCGAGATCGGGGGCGCCTGGCCGGCGACTATTCTGATCGCCGCCTTGCTTGCGGCCGCACTGTTCAGGCCTCAGGCGCTGCCGCTGCTCTTCGGTGCAGGCGTGGCGACGGTCTTCGCCTATCTGCGCCTGACGCCTCTCGCGACCGCGTCGATCGATTTTTCCGGCTACGCGGTGATGGACACGATGCCGGTAGCGGCGGCGGCCGGAACCTCGATGGTTCGCATCGGCCTGTTGCTCGGTCTGCTCTTCCTCGGGACCGGCTTGTGGAGCGCTCGCCGCCATGTCTCGGCCAGCCTTGTCCAGTCGGCTTCATGGGCCGCTTGGGCGGCTGTTGCACCCTTGGTCATCGTCCTGTCGCTCTGGGTCACCTTCGGCAATCTCGACCGCGACCTTGTCTACGCCCTGATTTCCTTGCTGTTGCTTGCGGCCCTCGTCGCGGGCGGCGAATGGATCGCGCGTGCCGAAGAACCGCAGTTGACAGGTGGGCCGGCGGTTTCCTTCGCCCTTGTCGGCGCGGGTCTTGCCGCGGTCCTGATGCTGCACATGGCATTCGGGTCAGGCATAACGACGGTTCTGTTGGGTGCTGCGGCGGTTGTGCCCGCCTTGGCCACGCGCTGGCGCAGCTATCCGGTACTGGGCTGGCTGTCCGTCGGCGCCGTGGTCGGCGTGCTGGCGCGTGTCGCCTTCGACCCGACGATCGTCGGAGCGGATTTCCTGTCCAGAACGCCAGTCTTCAACTGGCTGTTGCCTGGTTATGGCGTGCCGGCGCTCGCCTTTGGCTTCGCCGCCTGGCAGTTGGCGCGCACCACCGATGGCCGACCGCGCCTTGCCATGGAAGCCGGATCCGCGCTGTTTGCGCTGCTGGGCGTTGCCATGCTGGTGCGCCATGCCATGCATGGCGGTGTCATCGACGACGGCCATGTCACCTTGGCCGAGCAGGCCATCTACACGTTGATCACGCTCGGCGCCGGCGCCATCCTGATCAGCATCGACATGCGTTCGCCGAGTTCAGTGTTGCGTTATGGCTCGCTGATCGCGGGCGTCGTGTCGGCGCTGACGATTGTCAGCCAGCACTTCGCGATCCTCAATCCGTTGTTCACCGACGAATCGACCGGCCGCATCCCTGTCTTAAACCTGCTCTTCCTAGCTTATCTTCTGCCAGCCCTGGCGGCTGGCGCATTGGCTTACTATGCGCGCGGCAAGCGGCCGAAATGGTACTCCGCGATGCTGGCTCTGATGGGAGCCTTGCTGGCTTTCGCCTATGCGACCCTGTCGGTGCGGCGTTTCTTCAAGGGCGAGTTCATCGGTCTGTGGAGCGGCATGGAGCAGGTGGAAACCTACAGCTATTCCGCGCTCTGGTTGCTGCTCGGCGTGATTCTTTTGGTGGTCGGCGTGCGGTTCCGTTCGCAGGTGCTGCGCATTGCTTCGGCGGCCCTCATTGCAATAGCGGTGCTCAAGGTCTTCCTGTTCGACATGTCGGAGCTGGAGGGCGTGCTGCGCGCGCTGTCCTTCATCGGGCTTGGCGCCGTGCTGATCGGCATCGGGCTTTTCTACCAGCGCCTGCTGTCGCGTGCTGCTCGGTAG
- a CDS encoding peptidase C39 family protein gives MPAEIRTARPSDVDDLAAIENAVFPTDRISRRSFRQLIERETAETLIAESDGKVAGYAIILFRKGSGVARLYSIATGPGREGQGIGRLLLDTAEDVAFEHDRMMLRLEVREDNARAIRIYEQSGYRRIGRETDYYEDGTPALRYEKTLRGHVPVATSVPFYEQTCDFTCGPCCLMMAMANFDGTFRPDPVMEVRLWREATTVFMMSGPGGCEPFGLAVAAFEYGLSAEVFVSFDGPLFLQSVRSTEKRRVMQLAQIDFQRRAGEYNIPVRYNAFSIDDIRTAIAAGKLVVVLVSGFLMFGKKVPHWVLAIGDDGDHILIHDPWVEDEREETESDAANIPVPYDIFINMAQFGRDGLRAAIILGARDRQ, from the coding sequence ATGCCTGCCGAAATCCGCACGGCCCGCCCGTCCGACGTCGATGACCTTGCCGCCATCGAAAACGCCGTCTTTCCCACCGACCGCATCTCGCGCCGCTCGTTCAGGCAATTGATCGAGCGCGAAACCGCCGAAACGCTGATCGCCGAGAGCGACGGCAAGGTCGCTGGCTATGCGATCATCCTGTTTCGCAAGGGCAGCGGCGTGGCGCGGCTCTATTCCATCGCGACAGGACCGGGGCGGGAAGGGCAGGGCATTGGCCGCCTGCTTCTCGATACGGCTGAGGACGTCGCCTTCGAGCATGATCGCATGATGCTGCGGCTGGAAGTGCGCGAGGACAACGCCCGCGCCATCCGCATCTACGAACAGTCCGGTTACCGTCGGATCGGGCGCGAGACAGATTACTACGAGGACGGCACGCCAGCGTTGCGTTACGAAAAGACGCTGCGTGGCCATGTGCCGGTTGCCACCTCGGTGCCCTTCTACGAGCAGACCTGCGATTTCACTTGCGGGCCTTGCTGCCTGATGATGGCGATGGCGAATTTCGACGGCACTTTTCGGCCCGATCCGGTGATGGAAGTGCGCCTGTGGCGCGAGGCGACCACCGTCTTCATGATGTCGGGTCCGGGCGGTTGCGAGCCGTTCGGCTTGGCGGTGGCGGCCTTCGAATACGGACTTTCCGCTGAGGTCTTCGTCTCCTTCGACGGACCGCTTTTCCTGCAATCGGTGCGCAGCACCGAGAAACGCCGGGTCATGCAACTGGCGCAGATCGACTTCCAGCGCCGTGCGGGCGAATACAACATTCCCGTGCGCTACAACGCCTTTTCGATCGACGACATTCGCACCGCGATCGCCGCCGGCAAGCTGGTTGTCGTTCTGGTCAGCGGCTTCCTGATGTTCGGTAAGAAAGTTCCGCACTGGGTTCTGGCGATCGGCGACGACGGTGACCATATCCTGATCCATGACCCGTGGGTCGAGGACGAGCGGGAAGAAACCGAGTCGGACGCTGCCAACATTCCCGTGCCTTACGACATCTTCATCAACATGGCGCAGTTCGGACGCGACGGGCTGCGCGCTGCCATCATCCTTGGAGCGCGTGACAGACAATGA
- the recO gene encoding DNA repair protein RecO: MEWRDEGIVLGTRKHGETSAILEVMTQTHGRHLGLVRGGRSRKIQPVLQAGNRVDLIWRARLDEHLGTFQAEAIEMNAARLMDSAVAVYGLQLLAAHLRLLPERDRHDGLYATLGVIVEHLQDADLAGELVARFELLVLDELGFGLDLTECAATGTRQDLTYVSPKSGRAVSREAGAPWHDKMLVLPGFLQRGGGQHADPDAIEDAFRLTGFFFRRHVYEPRGIEPPDARSGFLAALRKHHAGPKAITGDNAA; this comes from the coding sequence ATGGAATGGCGCGACGAGGGAATCGTTCTCGGCACCCGCAAGCATGGCGAAACCAGCGCCATCCTTGAGGTGATGACACAAACGCATGGCAGGCATCTCGGCCTCGTGCGCGGCGGTCGTTCGCGCAAGATCCAGCCGGTGCTCCAGGCTGGCAATCGCGTCGATCTGATCTGGCGCGCGCGGCTGGACGAGCATCTGGGCACGTTCCAGGCTGAAGCGATCGAGATGAACGCTGCGCGGCTGATGGACAGCGCCGTCGCCGTCTACGGCCTGCAGCTTCTGGCCGCGCATCTGCGCCTGTTGCCGGAGCGTGACCGGCATGACGGTCTCTACGCCACCTTGGGCGTGATCGTCGAACATCTCCAGGATGCGGATCTTGCCGGCGAACTGGTGGCGCGTTTCGAATTGCTGGTGCTCGATGAACTCGGTTTCGGCCTCGATCTTACGGAATGTGCCGCGACGGGTACCAGGCAGGATCTGACCTATGTCTCGCCGAAATCGGGCAGGGCGGTGTCGCGCGAGGCGGGCGCGCCGTGGCACGACAAGATGCTGGTGTTGCCGGGCTTCCTGCAGAGAGGCGGCGGGCAGCATGCCGACCCAGACGCCATCGAGGATGCATTTCGCCTGACCGGTTTCTTCTTCAGGCGCCATGTCTACGAGCCGCGCGGCATCGAACCGCCCGATGCGCGTTCGGGATTTCTCGCGGCCCTGCGCAAACATCATGCCGGCCCGAAGGCCATTACGGGAGACAACGCCGCATGA
- a CDS encoding anti-sigma factor family protein, translating into MTARDFTERDIHLALDGELPAEERAAFESWLDSNPEMKARGSRYDADGAALRAAFAGVLEEPLPARFTDMVAGKERVSRVRRSPWWQAAAAAALLAVGGAGGFAVGTRDFGFEDPAGDRLAEEAVAAHAIYASEKRHAVEVPASDKEHMQTWLSARLGLRLVAPDLTADGFQLVGGRLLPAGESKAAMLLYEDEEGNRISLFVTGDSGSNAKGTYAAQNGPTAVYWLDKGYGCAVVGSLPRERLAAVARNAYGQLVAGIAS; encoded by the coding sequence ATGACCGCACGCGATTTCACCGAACGCGATATCCACCTTGCTCTGGATGGCGAGTTGCCGGCCGAGGAGCGCGCCGCGTTCGAGAGCTGGCTGGACAGCAATCCCGAGATGAAGGCGAGGGGCAGCCGCTATGACGCCGACGGTGCGGCGCTGCGTGCCGCGTTCGCCGGGGTTCTTGAAGAACCGCTGCCTGCCCGCTTCACCGACATGGTTGCGGGCAAGGAACGTGTTTCTCGGGTAAGACGGTCGCCTTGGTGGCAGGCCGCCGCTGCTGCGGCGTTACTCGCGGTCGGCGGTGCGGGCGGCTTTGCCGTCGGCACGCGGGACTTTGGCTTCGAGGATCCGGCCGGAGATCGGCTTGCCGAGGAAGCGGTCGCCGCGCACGCCATCTACGCCTCCGAGAAACGCCACGCCGTCGAGGTGCCTGCATCCGACAAGGAGCACATGCAGACATGGCTGTCGGCGCGACTCGGCTTGAGGCTGGTGGCGCCTGATTTGACCGCGGACGGGTTCCAGCTCGTCGGCGGACGGTTGCTGCCTGCCGGCGAGAGCAAGGCGGCGATGCTCCTCTACGAAGACGAGGAAGGCAACCGTATCTCGCTGTTCGTCACCGGCGATTCGGGCAGCAACGCCAAGGGCACCTATGCCGCGCAGAACGGCCCGACGGCGGTTTACTGGCTGGACAAGGGTTATGGCTGCGCCGTGGTTGGCTCATTGCCGCGCGAACGGCTCGCCGCGGTTGCCAGGAACGCCTACGGGCAACTGGTTGCGGGTATCGCGAGTTAG